The following proteins come from a genomic window of Aspergillus oryzae RIB40 DNA, chromosome 4:
- a CDS encoding protein kinase RIM15 (NDR and related serine/threonine kinases), producing MAGNGTQSPQFLAPPAVTALRQEARSIVPSLTPSNRSLSDDNDMQEERAELKQAAEQTLNVIVDLDLDGRIKWVSPSWRQVVGTDPESVEGRMISDLIVDNKNAFQDAVEAMKEDDSRSRFIRFSLLMGPDSVLKYAPEPRPVEAETTGTDETEGAGGQEEPLAETEEHNHDILSMEAQGIMAYDRTADGVSHTMWMLRPFTEPREVTIDLPPLLVESLGVGAEVLASYLTTLAEAAANEPDPSKHPAPNPVLCRICERQITPWWFEKHSDLCLQEHRAEMDVQIAQENLNEHRHAIVKVLDALEARQGRPLVLGESNPPLPQPEYKGLPIGPSPVASAPSSGSVSNSSSAPATPPRSRDHSVSGMGHSRGRSFAVRRPLSRVVELILDLCDTALEINMPVLKETRVDNNDEFRTLSPQSESRISQVYQWQSPSTNTLEQEQGLAALCTDTEQVAKAKVDATVRYRRIVEYAERIRIEYTVLVEECITAALSKAERIAAGQLSDSSSSEDEQVPDILDSNIVTGPIPSPAQSRESIPLPRPMSALTMSMRNSPDRHQSPHSSEGKLSSVAVSTGSNSPMECPTPRSHKSVAGVLGTSQPSRRGLASADFDAGEMSDSSVLSSAFPGAMRTDSPCSDRSLDRKRRSLVPPGLSSSPRRGHSPARVSGPHSPLRMPKPRLSSGAESLPSPIVSPSTNAGELAHHHFRHHRRQSSATSSDAPRPPVSPHLASASQPQPRPAPVSIKDFEVIKPISKGAFGSVYLSKKKTTGEHFAIKVLKKADMVAKNQVTNVKAERAIMMWQGESDFVAKLYWTFSSKDYLYLVMEYLNGGDCASLVKILGELPEDWAKKYVAEVVLGVEHLHSRGIVHRDLKPDNLLIDQTGHLKLTDFGLSRMGLVGRQKRVLKSMNNEPAPDLLKQGPFPRATSITSSRSASFDFQGSGSPGSTPLMTPDVAGSMPQPSYFNLNQSGISRQTSRRASGYRSDSVGSEGLNSVFRSLSLHDPSEVQGSLPVPVPGAHNLTEAEGQSEAGESPHLYPLQPTPSNSVPHDIGPQQGMMPPLMALFDPEDHNRRFVGTPDYLAPETINGAGQDEMSDWWSLGCIMFEFLFGYPPFNASSPDEVFDNILHRRINWPDHVEELTSPEAIDLMNKLMTTDPAQRIGANVDEKYPNGGAEIRSHPWFSDINFDTLLDDKAQFVPNLENPEDTEYFDARGATLQAFSEELEDGDSPRPVTTGPYPDRPHDALFKVRSQVNASKRPLMPLHIPPHVRESRSRRLSEPSLEDDFGSFSFKNLPMLEKANKDVIQKLRQEAMQAQQRPFAASGPQQQPPGKDQGQAQGQGQNQAQTPAPSSSGPSLEGSPLPMSLQRTMSQNKGNNRPSSPSSQANSSPSRPSQPSSPLLVQFSTGHHNHERRKTSGSSSTNSHHSSASGPPASAEQARMASLKISSSASSPVKTSRAITHSPDKTPSGPPRHGSVPTRARSQTIGSQDGDLSSSLARESYVAGHYKRRSQRFNDISPSSSDNEDPRTKQLFKNQRQRQSSRRLSQLNYPDGPFFRPLDVLICEDHPVSRMVMERLFEKLRCRTITAVNGAEAMRYALSQVQFDIIMTEFKLPQVNGADVARMVRETRSANRHTPIIAVTGYLKDFPETHHFDGLIEKPPTLTKLTQALCKHCQWKPPPNDSILSQPLAVPSATPRQIPIAAEHSPSSVTSSNFAPVPTSSYQGSSRADSIGSSYFGDMESVKAEDAPVVGGRKYDEWSSGQGGLGISGDTGTTQVESTQATVDSNNKSSSDPAPLLHLLHAVSAPASMNASGTLTPRKQRSSEAIRAKRESLERKRYEGAESGDDEDEELGRSNSRTQSPRNRSTRPGSKLGIEMMRTNSRGSVVSGSEELLKKERESLERRRSGGSESISEERAESPGIDGKFEGLHFPEDAIVLSEDNYSPRQSPTLSVSQMSPSFSTMSRLEPSFAHGITETGFGVSPDTSTETLKKGHITPPIVFTTEEGSSSVDPNTPFIQTSSVEDDTETIPDSEATPRPVHTPSLGLDSEITPRQGGR from the exons ATGGCGGGCAATGGCACCCAAAGTCCTCAGTTCCTGGCGCCTCCGGCCGTGACGGCCTTACGGCAGGAGGCCCGGAGCATCGTTCCGAGTTTAACCCCTTCGAATCGCTCTCTCAGTGACGACAATGACATGCAGGAAGAACGTGCGGAGTTGAAACAGGCGGCGGAGCAGACGTTGAACGTCATTGTTGACCTGGATCTCGATGGCCGTATCAAATGGGTCAGTCCGTCATGGAGACAGGTCGTGGGAACCGACCCGGAGTCGGTGGAGGGTCGGATGATTTCGGATCTTATTGTGGACAACAAGAATGCTTTTCAAGATGCAGTTGAGGCcatgaaggaggatgattctCGAAGTCGCTTTATTCGCTTCTCGTTGCTGATGGGTCCCGACTCGGTTCTGAAATACGCCCCGGAACCACGACCTGTGGAAGCGGAGACTACAGGAACCGATGAAACTGAAGGCGCAGGCGGCCAGGAGGAGCCGCTTGCAGAGACGGAGGAGCACAACCATGATATTTTGAGCATGGAAGCACAAGGAATTATGGCGTACGACCGGACGGCGGATGGAGTTAGTCAT ACGATGTGGATGTTGCGACCGTTCACTGAGCCCAGAGAAGTCACCATAGATCTCCCTCCTCTGCTGGTAGAATCTCTAGGCGTTGGGGCCGAGGTGTTAGCGAGTTATTTGACGACCTTGGCAGAAGCGGCCGCGAATGAACCCGATCCCTCTAAGCATCCTGCTCCCAACCCAGTATTGTGTCGAATCTGTGAGCGTCAAATCACACCATGGTGGTTTGAGAAACACTCCGATCTTTGTCTGCAGGAACACCGAGCTGAGATGGACGTTCAGATTGCACAGGAAAACCTCAATGAGCACCGTCATGCGATCGTGAAGGTACTGGACGCTCTTGAGGCTAGGCAAGGCAGACCCTTGGTGTTGGGCGAATCCAACCCGCCTTTACCCCAGCCGGAATACAAGGGACTGCCCATTGGACCGTCCCCAGTTGCTTCGGCACCATCATCGGGGTCCGTTTCTAATTCTAGTTCCGCTCCTGCCACTCCGCCTAGATCCAGAGACCACTCGGTTTCGGGCATGGGTCACTCCCGTGGTCGATCGTTCGCTGTCCGGCGGCCTTTGTCGCGCGTCGTCGAACTGATCCTGGATCTCTGCGATACGGCTTTGGAGATCAACATGCCGGTACTCAAGGAGACTCGCGTAGACAACAACGATGAATTCCGAACTTTATCCCCACAGTCAGAATCTCGGATTTCACAGGTTTACCAGTGGCAGTCGCCCAGCACTAATACCCTGGAACAGGAGCAAGGCCTGGCTGCTTTGTGCACTGATACAGAGCAGGTGGCTAAAGCGAAAGTGGATGCGACTGTTCGGTACCGCAGGATCGTTGAGTACGCCGAGCGAATTCGCATCGAATATACTGTGCTGGTGGAAGAGTGTATTACTGCAGCCCTTAGTAAGGCTGAGCGTATCGCAGCCGGTCAACTCAGTGattccagctcttctgaGGATGAACAGGTGCCGGATATCCTTGATAGTAACATAGTTACTGGCCCTATCCCCAGCCCCGCCCAGTCTCGGGAGTCCATACCGTTACCCCGTCCAATGTCCGCCTTGACGATGTCCATGCGGAATTCCCCCGACCGGCACCAGTCTCCCCATTCCTCTGAGGGTAAATTGTCATCGGTTGCTGTATCCACTGGGTCCAATAGTCCAATGGAATGTCCCACTCCTCGCTCGCACAAGAGCGTTGCCGGTGTGCTGGGCACGTCTCAACCTTCGCGACGCGGTCTTGCATCGGCAGATTTCGATGCCGGGGAGATGAGTGACAGTAGCGTTCTCTCATCTGCATTCCCGGGCGCCATGCGAACGGATTCACCGTGCTCTGACCGAAGCTTGGATAGAAAGCGTAGGAGCCTGGTACCTCCTGGACTATCGAGCTCCCCTCGCCGGGGTCATTCGCCTGCCAGAGTTTCTGGTCCCCATTCGCCGTTGCGGATGCCGAAGCCTCGCCTTTCTAGCGGCGCCGAAAGCCTGCCGTCTCCCATCGTTTCCCCGTCGACGAATGCCGGTGAACTAGCGCATCATCATTTCCGCCACCATCGTCGCCAGTCTTCAGCAACCTCGTCCGATGCTCCGCGGCCACCTGTCTCGCCGCACCTGGCATCGGCTAGCCAACCGCAGCCGCGACCAGCGCCGGTGTCCATCAAAGATTTCGAGGTAATTAAGCCAATCAGCAAAGGTGCCTTTGGTAGCGTGTATTtgtcgaaaaagaagacgaCTGGGGAACATTTTGCGATTAAAGttttgaagaaggcggaTATGGTTGCCAAGAATCAGGTCACCAATGTCAAAGCAGAACGAGCTATTATGATGTGGCAGGGGGAAAGTGATTTCGTTGCCAAACTATACTGGACGTTTTCCAGCAAAGATTATCTCTATTTGGTAATGGAATATCTCAATGGGGGTGACTGTGCATCTCTTGTTAAGATCTTAGGTGAACTTCCTGAGGATTGGGCTAAGAAGTACGTTGCGGAAGTAGTCCTCGGGGTAGAACATCTCCATAGCAGAGGCATTGTCCATCGAGATTTGAAACCAGACAATCTATTGATTGATCAAACCGGTCACCTTAAGTTGACTGATTTTGGCTTGTCTCGGATGGGGCTCGTCGGGCGTCAGAAGCGGGTTTTGAAGAGTATGAACAATGAGCCAGCGCCCGATCTCCTGAAACAGGGACCATTCCCTCGCGCTACATCCATCACATCCTCTCGGTCTGCCTCATTTGATTTTCAAGGTAGCGGTTCGCCAGGGTCCACGCCACTGATGACCCCTGATGTTGCTGGCAGCATGCCCCAGCCGTCTTATTTCAACCTCAACCAGAGCGGAATTAGTCGACAGACGTCTCGTCGAGCATCAGGATATCGCAGCGATAGCGTAGGCAGCGAAGGTTTGAATTCAGTCTTCCGATCGCTATCCCTCCATGACCCCAGTGAAGTGCAGGGTTCATTGCCTGTTCCTGTGCCTGGCGCTCACAACTTGACTGAGGCGGAGGGCCAAAGTGAAGCAGGAGAATCTCCCCATCTATATCCGCTTCAGCCAACGCCTAGTAACTCGGTCCCGCATGACATTGGGCCGCAGCAAGGTATGATGCCGCCATTGATGGCGCTCTTCGACCCCGAGGACCATAACCGTCGTTTTGTGGGCACTCCAGATTACCTGGCCCCTGAGACCATTAATGGCGCGGGCCAGGATGAGATGAGCGACTGGTGGTCCTTGGGCTGTATCATGTTTGAATTCCTCTTCGGCTACCCTCCTTTCAACGCAAGTAGCCCAGATGAAGTGTTTGACAACATCCTCCACCGGAGAATCAACTGGCCGGACCATGTGGAAGAGTTGACGAGCCCGGAGGCTATTGATCTAATGAATAAACTGATGACTACCGATCCCGCTCAGCGGATTGGAGCTAATGTGGATGAAAAGTATCCAAACGGAGGAGCAGAGATCCGTAGCCATCCTTGGTTTTCGGATATCAATTTTGACACCCTGCTGGATGACAAGGCTCAATTTGTTCCAAATCTTGAGAATCCGGAAGACACCGAGTACTTTGATGCCCGTGGAGCTACGCTCCAAGCCTTCTCCGAGGAGCTAGAGGATGGGGACTCCCCTCGGCCTGTAACCACCGGACCATATCCAGATCGCCCGCACGATGCCCTTTTCAAGGTTCGCTCACAGGTCAATGCATCGAAGCGACCCTTGATGCCGCTGCATATCCCGCCTCACGTCCGCGAGTCACGTAGTAGACGACTGAGTGAGCCTTCTTTGGAAGATGACTTTGGCAGCTTTTCTTTTAAGAACCTCCCGATGCTTGAGAAGGCAAACAAAGATGTGATACAGAAACTGCGCCAAGAGGCGATGCAAGCACAGCAGCGCCCGTTCGCGGCTTCGGGTCCCCAGCAACAGCCTCCAGGAAAGGACCAGGGGCAGGCGCAAGGACAGGGGCAGAATCAGGCACAGACCCCGGCCCCATCTTCGTCTGGTCCCTCCCTGGAAGGAAGTCCGTTACCAATGTCGTTGCAGCGAACCATGTCACAAAATAAAGGAAACAATCGACCCTCCTCTCCGTCAAGCCAAGCAAACTCCTCCCCTAGTCGTCCGTCTCAGCCTTCGTCCCCTCTCCTGGTTCAGTTTAGCACTGGTCATCACAACCATGAGCGCAGAAAGACATCTGGTTCTTCGTCGACTAATTCGCACCACTCCAGTGCCTCGGGTCCACCTGCTAGCGCTGAGCAGGCTCGTATGGCAAGCCTAAAAATCAGCTCATCCGCCTCGTCGCCGGTGAAAACAAGCCGAGCCATAACCCATTCACCTGACAAGACACCATCAGGCCCTCCCCGTCACGGCAGTGTGCCTACGAGGGCTAGGTCGCAGACTATTGGGTCCCAGGATGGTGATTTATCTTCGTCCCTGGCCAGGGAATCATATGTTGCTGGTCACTACAAACGACGCAGCCAACGGTTCAACGATatctcaccttcttcatccgaCAATGAAGACCCACGTACGAAGCAATTGTTCAAAAACCAGCGACAACGTCAAAGTTCCAGGCGCCTTTCCCAGCTTAACTACCCCGATGGCCCATTCTTCAGGCCCTTGGATGTACTGATCTGCGAGGATCATCCCGTCTCCAGAATGGTGATGGAACGCCTGTTTGAGAAGCTCCGCTGTCGTACGATCACCGCTGTGAATGGCGCAGAGGCTATGCGCTACGCTCTCAGCCAAGTACAATTTGACATTATCATGACGGAATTCAAACTGCCCCAGGTAAATGGAGCAGATGTCGCGCGTATGGTTCGGGAGACACGGAGTGCTAATCGACACACCCCAATTATTGCCGTGACGGGCTATCTGAAAGACTTCCCTGAGACGCACCACTTCGATGGGCTGATTGAGAAGCCCCCCACTCTGACCAAGCTTACCCAAGCATTGTGTAAGCACTGCCAGTGGAAACCCCCTCCGAACgattccattctttctcagcCGTTGGCCGTTCCATCCGCAACACCTCGCCAGATACCAATTGCTGCCGAGCACAGTCCAAGCTCGGTGACATCATCCAACTTTGCCCCGGTGCCTACAAGCTCGTATCAAGGTTCTAGTCGCGCAGACTCCATCGGCAGTAGCTACTTTGGTGATATGGAGTCCGTCAAGGCCGAAGATGCCCCGGTTGTTGGGGGTCGTAAGTATGATGAATGGTCGTCAGGTCAAGGTGGACTAGGTATATCAGGGGATACGGGTACAACTCAAGTAGAATCGACGCAAGCAACTGTTGATTCCAATAATAAATCCAGCTCAGACCCTGCGCCTCTACTGCATTTGCTTCATGCTGTCTCCGCCCCGGCTTCTATGAATGCCTCCGGCACGCTCACCCCGCGAAAGCAGCGCTCTAGTGAAGCAATTCGCGCCAAGAGAGAATCGTTGGAAAGAAAACGCTATGAGGGCGCGGAGtctggtgatgatgaagacgaagaacTTGGGCGCTCCAACTCACGCACACAAAGCCCGAGGAATCGGTCAACCCGCCCTGGCTCTAAATTGGGCATAGAGATGATGAGAACTAACAGCAGAGGTAGCGTGGTCAGTGGCAGTGAAGAGTTgctcaagaaagagagagaatcGCTCGAAAGGCGGAGGAGTGGAGGCTCAGAGAGCATCAGCGAGGAGCGAGCAGAATCCCCTGGCATAGATGGTAAATTCGAAGGGCTCCATTTCCCCGAAGACGCAATTGTGCTGTCGGAAGACAATTATAGCCCTAGGCAGTCTCCCACACTTTCCGTGTCACAAATGAGCCCCAGTTTCTCTACCATGTCCCGTCTTGAGCCCTCGTTTGCTCATGGCATTACTGAGACAGGCTTTGGGGTCAGCCCGGACACGAGCACAGAAACTCTCAAGAAGGGCCACATAACTCCTCCTATTGTTTTCACGACAGAGGAGGGGTCCTCATCGGTCGACCCAAACACACCTTTCATCCAGACGTCTAGTGTCGAAGATGACACCGAGACAATCCCTGATTCTGAAGCCACTCCACGGCCGGTCCATACCCCTTCACTCGGCCTAGATTCGGAGATTACACCTCGTCAAGGAGGACGATAG
- a CDS encoding uncharacterized protein (choline dehydrogenase and related flavoproteins) yields MSNKRPAMELGTVLVVGGCGFVGWHIVNHLLNFPSETDASVALPKPEEDPRFDYPQLAGRYPVYKPLYGSKDGIPGIDASFDYVVVGGGNAGVTLAARLAEQSFNVALVQAGGFYEINYPPAKVPGAVGIGTGTDPMAIRTPIDWGFLVNTGPGADSRTIHYEKARCLGGASASNFMLYQRPTIGSMKLWADLVDDESYLFDNVFPLFKKTINFTAPNEELRPANATVSYREDAYEKHGQPVDVTYPHAASPFSSWFQLGLESVGVEVTSEFNSGSLLGSFYCPFTLRPADQIRSSSESAFFRSPYSSRYLETLTLYKNTMGKKILFDQKRATGVEVATAGSKYILSATHEVIISSGAFQSPQLLMVSGIGPADVLQEHEIDVIVDLPGVGQNLWDHVFSGPTYPVAVETFNKLAMDLQYLISQIREFKSSHTGVLTNHGFDYVAFEKLPGSSRAGFTERTENDLSWFPEDWPEVEYIPAPLFVGNFSDPITMQPQDGRQYATILPTLVGPTSRGNVSIISADTDDLPVIHMNWLTTETDQQVLVAAFKRVRDIFHSEAMAPIIVGEEFFPGKEYQTDREILEVIRDTAMAPWHASGTCKMGTRSDRMAVLDSRARVFGVEKLRVVDASTFPVLPPGHPQSVVYMFAEKIASDIIGYSKDEE; encoded by the exons ATGTCTAACAAGCGTCCCGCTATGGAATTGGGCACTGTTTTGGTGGTCGGTGGCTGTGGTTTCGTGGGCTGGCACATCGTCAATCACTTGCTCAATTTCCCTTCGGAAACCGATGCCAGTGTCGCTCTCCCgaagccagaagaagatcctcgaTTCGACTACCCCCAACTGGCCGGCCGGTATCCGGTAT ACAAACCGTTATACGGCAGCAAAGACGGTATTCCTGGAATTGATGCCTCATTTGACTACGTTgtcgttggtggtggtaatgCTGGTGTGACCCTGGCGGCGCGCCTGGCTGAACAAAGCTTCAATGTTGCTTTAGTTCAAGCCGGAGGCTTCTACGAAATCAATTACCCCCCAGCGAAAGTTCCTGGGGCTGTTGGCATTGGCACTGGTACCGATCCAATGGCCATTCGAACGCCCATTGACTGGGGGTTTCTGGTCAACACTGGACCGGGCGCAGATTCCCGGACCATTCACTACGAAAAAGCCAGATGCCTTGGAGGAGC ATCAGCAAGCAACTTTATGCTATACCAAAG ACCGACTATAGGATCGATGAAACTATGGGCTGATCTCGTCGATGATGAAAGTTATCTCTTCGATAACGTCTTCCCTTTGTTCAAGAAGACGATTAACTTTACTGCACCCAATGAGGAGCTCCGTCCTGCAAACGCCACTGTGAGCTATCGAGAAGATGCTTACGAGAAGCATGGCCAACCTGTTGACGTGACTTATCCGCATGCTGCCTCGCCATTTTCTAGCTGGTTCCAGCTTGGATTGGAATCGGTGGGGGTTGAAGTAACCTCTGAGTTCAACAGCGGGTCTTTGTTAGGCTCCTTTTATTGCCCGTTCACTTTACGACCCGCCGATCAAATTCGAAGTAGCTCGGAATCGGCATTTTTTAGGTCACCGTATTCTTCGAGATATTTAGAAACCTTGACATTATACAAAAACACAATGGGCAAAAAGATTTTGTTTGATCAAAAGCGAGCAACAGGGGTTGAGGTCGCCACTGCGGGCTCGAAGTATATTCTCAGCGCGACCCACGAAGTCATTATATCATCTGGGGCCTTTCAAAGCCCTCAGCTACTCATGGTTTCTGGAATTGGTCCCGCTGATGTCCTCCAAGAACATGAAATCGATGTTATTGTAGACCTACCAGGAGTCGGTCAAAACCTGTGGGACCATGTCTTCTCTGGACCAACGTACCCAGTGGCTGTGGAGACATTCAACAAGCTGGCTATGGATTTACAATATCTTATAAGTCAGATAAGGGAGTTTAAATCATCCCATACTGGAGTGTTGACCAATCATGGATTCGACTACGTTGCTTTCGAAAAGCTCCCAGGTAGCTCACGGGCTGGATTCACTGAACGTACGGAGAACGACCTATCCTGGTTTCCAGAAGACTGGCCAGAGGTCGAG TATATCCCCGCACCACTTTTCGTTGGTAATTTTTCGGATCCCATTACTATGCAACCGCAAGATGGGAGGCAATATGCGACCATTTTGCCCACACTCGTGGGCCCGACGTCTCGTGGAAACGTTTCTATCATCTCGGCTGATACGGACGACCTTCCAGTGATTCACATGAACTGGCTTACTACGGAAACAGACCAACAGGTTTTAGTTGCAGCTTTTAAGCGAGTCCGTGACATATTCCATAGTGAAGCCATGGCACCCATCATTGTCGGAGAGGAATTCTTCCCGGGAAAGGAGTATCAAACTGATCGTGAGATCCTTGAGGTCATCCGGGATACAGCCATGGCTCCGTGGCACGCATCCGGCACATGTAAGATGGGGACTCGTTCTGATCGCATGGCGGTCCTTGATAGCCGAGCGAGGGTGTTTGGAGTTGAAAAATTGAGGGTGGTCGATGCCAGTACatttccagttcttcctcctggccATCCTCAGTCGGTTGTTT ACATGTTTGCGGAGAAGATAGCCTCGGATATTATAGGCTATAGTAAAGACGAAGAATAG
- a CDS encoding ubiquitin-conjugating enzyme E2 variant (predicted protein), translating into MLTEHSVCAKIRHENLRIAVIEPLESSLGILPHESTSAVSERVSEEDDDVGEGQALSEDDKPVVDQFADLRKRRFLWYFDSYIQTIDAADSVISQERKFQRMPFESQGNTMDGHFDYPELRRRVVLLREKIIYETNNWLFEGLGVKKQELSIASNLQRQYEQIVEDLKRQKNFAVDLELVDTNPFLWAFTYFGRPMSHLDGGIFRFKIYISPRFPDEQPRVFVETPIFHIRVSREGVLCYSPRRTDEMRYHIEAIVAALEEESPPYDPRTTVHPEATKLFWGSMEDRKKYNRALRQSVEKSAEGP; encoded by the exons ATGCTAACAGAACATTCCGTATGTGCCAAGATTCGCCATGAGAACCTCCGAATTGCAGTCATTGAGCCTTTGGAGTCATCGCTGGGTATCCTGCCACATGAAAGTACAAGCGCAGTTTCAGAACGAGTatccgaggaagatgacgacgtcggagaaggccaagcaCTGAGCGAAGATGACAAACCTGTTGTTGATCAATTCGCAGACCTTCGCAAAAGACGATTCTTATGGTATTTCGATTCCTACATCCAAACAATTGATGCCGCGGACTCGGTTATCTCTCAAGAACGCAAATTCCAGAGAATGCCTTTCGAAAGCCAGGGCAATACTATGGATGGCCACTTCGATTACCCTGAATTAAGGCGGCGGGTAGTCTTGCTCAGGGAAAAGATTATCTATGAGACAAACAATTGGTTGTTTGAGGGACTTGGTGTCAAGAAACAAGAGCTGAGTATCGCATCAAATCTGCAGCGCCAGTATGAACAGATCGTTGAGGATCTCAAGCGTCAGAAAAACTTCGCTGTTGATCTCGAGCTTGTGGACACTaatcctttcctttgggcATTTACGTACTTCGGTAGGCCTATGAGCCATTTGGACGGTGGTATCTTTAGGTTTAAGATCTACATCAGTCCACGTTTCCCAGATGAACAGCCTCGTGTCTTTGTGGAGACGCCCATATTCCATATTCGCGTATCCCGGGAAGGAGTCCTATGTTATTCCCCACGTCGAACAGACGAAATGCGTTACCATATCGAAGCGATTGTGGCGGCactagaagaagaatctcCGCCATATGATCCACGGACTACAGTCCACCCGGAGGCAACGAAGCTTTTTTGGGGCAGCATGGAAGATCGCAAGAAATATAACAGGGCATTGCGGCAATCTGTTGAAAAAAGCGCCGA GGGACCGTAA